TATGTAGTGTATAGGCCACGAAGACTCATTCGAAACTCTAAAAATAGTTACTGGAAGATTATCAATTATCCAGCTTATTTCTTTTGCCACCTGATCAATATCATCAATAAATTTTTTTTTGGAGTCTGCCCGCTCCACTTTTTCCAAATCGCCATTTAGTAAAGCCATGACCAATCTAATCCCTAATTAGTTATATATTAACTGCTATTATAAATGGAAGGAGTATTTAAGTGTATAGGGGATATAAAAACCTTTAACCCCATAATCTGAATGCGACTACGTAAATATTTATAGGAAGATTGCCTATTCTAAGTATGTTTCAACTTGATACCGAATCAAAGGTATTAGGGATCTGTCTACTTATGCTCATTATCTATGTTCTATACAGATTGATTCCTATTTTATCGGTTAACAATTAAAGGTATGGTTACTACAGAGCCATTTGCTTTCCCGATTGCTTTATGATAGTAAATACTATTGGCAAATGGATGTGCAGCTTAAAACTAGCATCCAGAGCAGGCAGAGATTAAGAAGAGTTTTCTTCAAAGTATAAGCGAGCTATGTAGAGTTAACTAAAGCTGTATGTGTTCAGCTTTAGTATCCAGCTCTTTAATTTTTAATTATGCAGGTCCTGCAGCAAACTTAATAATGTACTCTGTCCCGTTATTTCTGTTAAGCCTGACATTTTCATCCAGCTGATCCGCCAGGACACGTATGAGCTTAAGTCCAAGACTTTCAGATTTTTCGAGATCAAAAGTTTCGGGAATTCCCACTCCATTATCCGAGACAGTAAGGATAAAACTTGCATTCCCTTTGAAACCTTGATTTTTCCTTTTACTCCAGTTATTGCGCTCAAGTCCTCTTTCTTTTTCTCTTACGAGTCTTATACGAATTTCTCCGGATTTTCTATCCGGAAAGGCATACTTCAGAGAGTTGGAAAAGATCTCATTGATTATAATCCCCAGAGGAACCGCGGTATCGATATCAAAAAAATTTTCTCTTCAATTTCCATATATATAAATTGATCCTGAAATCTCTAATTTCGTAAGCATCCAGAAGATTTTCAGCAAGCACTCGAAGATAGGTCGAGAGATCAACATTGCTTAACTTCCTATTCCTGTAAAGTTCCTTGTGGATAAAAGCAATCGACATTATTCGATTCCGGCTTTCCCTGAGAATCTCTTTTGTTCGTTCATCTTCCAGATTCTCAGCCTGAAAGTCAAGCATAGATGAAATTACCTGCAAGTTGTTTTTTATCCTGTGGTGAACCTCTTTTTTTCGAGCTATCTCGACCTTTGCCAGGTTTTCTTCAGTTTCTTTTCTCTCAGTGACCTCGTATATTATGCCGTTATACACATCTGGCTTCCCTTCCTTACCCGGGACTTTCTGGTAAGTCTTATGCATCCATTTTATTTTCCCGTCCCTGTACCTTTCCCATCCCTGCACCTGATCCTGTAGTCAAGCTCTCCCTTATAGTAGCCTGAACACTGCTTTACATTATATTCTTCATCTCTGAAGGAGCGCGGGTCTTCAGGCTCAATCAGCTATGGCCATAATTTTGAAGAAACGAGCTCTATTTGATAAAGATGCTGTCCAGTCCGTAAGCTTAACAACTCAAGACTGAGATTCGACTAATTTTTTTTCTGAATGCAGTATTCTTTAAACCCTTCTCTGTCAAGGGTTAGAACTCTAAGGAATCCTTCATTCTGGCTTTCATCGCATAAATTGAATGTTCTGCCATTTTTTATCGGAAGATTATCAGGGTTTCTATGGCCATGGATCTGATATGCGTTCTCATTTGTGTTTTTGTTAAAATTTTCAGCGATCAGAAACGCATGCTCAGGGTCTCCCACTCCTTTAATCATCTGTTCGGTTCCCACAAAAGTAAGGTTTTCAGGAAGGTTACTAAGTCCACCGTGTGTTACGAGCACGTATTTATTACAAAATTCGTAATAAACGCAAGGTACTGCTTTCCGGTATAGTTCAAGGATGTCCTTCTCAGAAGTTCCTGCCTGTTCGAGTTCTTTCAGAAGACATAAAGTGTCCGCGAAC
The genomic region above belongs to Methanosarcina horonobensis HB-1 = JCM 15518 and contains:
- a CDS encoding ATP-binding protein, whose protein sequence is MDTAVPLGIIINEIFSNSLKYAFPDRKSGEIRIRLVREKERGLERNNWSKRKNQGFKGNASFILTVSDNGVGIPETFDLEKSESLGLKLIRVLADQLDENVRLNRNNGTEYIIKFAAGPA
- a CDS encoding sensor histidine kinase, which translates into the protein MQGWERYRDGKIKWMHKTYQKVPGKEGKPDVYNGIIYEVTERKETEENLAKVEIARKKEVHHRIKNNLQVISSMLDFQAENLEDERTKEILRESRNRIMSIAFIHKELYRNRKLSNVDLSTYLRVLAENLLDAYEIRDFRINLYIWKLKRKFF